One window from the genome of Cucumis melo cultivar AY chromosome 12, USDA_Cmelo_AY_1.0, whole genome shotgun sequence encodes:
- the LOC127144164 gene encoding beta-galactosidase 15-like, protein MFNLHWSVLLLIAALACSSFCTGENVTYDSNAIIINGERRIILSGSIHYPRSTENMWPDLIQKAKDGGLDAIETYIFWDRHEPQQRKYDFSGNLDFIKFFRLIQNAGLYVVMRIGPYVCAEWNYGGFPLWLHNMPGVQLRTDNQVYKNEMQTFTTKIVNMCKQANLFASQGGPIILAQIENEYGNVMTPYGNAGKTYINWCAQMAESLNVGVPWIMCQQKDAPQPIIDTCNGYYCDNFTPNNPNSPKMFTENWVGWFKKWGDKDPHRTAEDVAFSVARFFQSGGVFNNYYMYHGGTNFGRTSGGPFITTSYDYDAPLDEYGSLNQPKWGHLKQLHASIKLGEKILTNGTRSNQDYGGSVTLTKFSNPSTGERFCFLSNTNGSNDATIDLQTDGKYFVPAWSVTILDGCNKEVYNTAKVNSQTSKFVKEQNEKNNAKLLWTWTPEPMKDTLQGKGKFKANRLLEQKGTTVDASDYLWYMTHIETNATFSLRNVSLQVSTKGHVLHAFVNKRYIGSQWKSDGQSFVFEKPILLKPRKNIITLLSATVGLNNYGAFYDTVPTGIDGGPIYLIGGGNVTVDLSSNLWSYKVGLNGEMKKLYDPTFSQKKKWRALNKKSIGRRMTWYKTNFKTPSGTNPVALDMQGMGKGQAWVNGVSIGRFWPSFISGNDSCSANCDYRGGYNPKKCADNCGNPSQRWYHVPRSFHSNDTNTLILFEEIGGNPQQVSIQTIALGTICGNAYEGSTLELSCQEGRIISEIQFASYGNPDGKCGSFKKGSWDVTNSTVLVEKTCDGVENCTIDVSARFFGVENATNLSARLAVQALCSNN, encoded by the coding sequence ATGTTTAATCTTCATTGGTCtgttcttcttcttattgctgctTTAGCTTGCTCGTCCTTTTGTACAGGAGAGAATGTTACCTATGACTCAAATGCTATAATTATCAATGGCGAACGACGCATTATCTTATCAGGTTCAATCCACTATCCACGCAGCACTGAAAATATGTGGCCCGATCTTATTCAAAAGGCCAAAGATGGGGGATTGGATGCAATTGAGACATACATTTTTTGGGATCGCCACGAGCCACAACAACGAAAATATGATTTCTCTGGAAATCTTGATTTTATCAAATTCTTTCGACTTATCCAAAATGCAGGACTTTATGTTGTCATGAGAATTGGTCCTTACGTTTGCGCCGAGTGGAACTACGGAGGCTTTCCACTATGGTTGCACAATATGCCAGGAGTTCAACTACGAACCGACAACCAAGTGTATAAGAATGAAATGCAAACCTTTACGACAAAAATAGTTAATATGTGTAAACAAGCCAACCTCTTTGCCTCACAAGGAGGGCCAATAATCTTAGCTCAAATCGAGAACGAGTATGGAAATGTGATGACGCCTTACGGAAATGCAGGAAAAACGTATATCAATTGGTGCGCTCAAATGGCTGAATCCCTTAATGTTGGTGTTCCGTGGATCATGTGCCAACAGAAAGATGCCCCACAACCGATCATTGATACATGCAATGGATACTATTGCGATAACTTTACTCCTAACAATCCTAATAGCCCAAAAATGTTTACTGAAAATTGGGTAGGATGGTTCAAGAAATGGGGCGATAAAGACCCTCACAGAACCGCAGAAGATGTGGCATTTTCTGTGGCTAGATTTTTTCAATCTGGTGGCGTATTTAACAATTATTACATGTACCACGGAGGCACCAACTTTGGAAGAACATCGGGCGGTCCATTCATCACTACGTCTTATGATTACGACGCACCACTTGATGAATATGGAAGCTTGAATCAACCTAAGTGGGGGCATCTCAAACAACTCCATGCATCAATAAAATTGGGAGAGAAGATTCTCACAAATGGCACCCGCTCAAACCAAGACTATGGTGGCTCCGTCACTTTAACGAAATTCTCTAACCCATCAACAGGAGAGAGGTTTTGCTTCTTAAGTAACACAAATGGTAGCAATGATGCAACCATAGATTTGCAGACAGATGGGAAATACTTTGTGCCAGCTTGGTCGGTAACCATTCTTGATGGCTGCAACAAGGAGGTTTACAATACTGCGAAGGTCAATTCTCAAACATCTAAGTTTGTGAAGGAACAAAATGAAAAGAACAATGCAAAACTCTTATGGACGTGGACTCCGGAGCCCATGAAAGACACACTACAAGGAAAGGGTAAGTTTAAGGCGAATCGTCTTTTAGAACAAAAAGGAACTACTGTTGATGCTAGTGACTACTTGTGGTACATGACTCACATTGAAACCAATGCAACATTTTCTCTTCGAAATGTATCTCTTCAAGTAAGTACGAAAGGTCACGTGCTTCATGCTTTTGTTAATAAGAGGTATATCGGGTCACAGTGGAAGAGCGATGGGCAAAGTTTTGTGTTTGAGAAACCTATTCTACTAAAACCGAGAAAGAACATAATAACCCTTTTGAGTGCCACAGTTGGGTTGAATAATTATGGTGCATTTTATGACACGGTTCCGACGGGAATTGATGGAGGTCCTATTTATTTAATTGGAGGTGGAAATGTCACAGTTGATTTATCATCAAATTTATGGTCTTATAAGGTTGGATTAAATGGAGAAATGAAGAAACTATACGACCCGACATTCTCACAGAAGAAAAAATGGAGGGCATTAAATAAAAAGTCTATTGGAAGGCGAATGACATGGTACAAAACTAACTTTAAGACTCCTTCAGGAACTAACCCAGTAGCATTGGACATGCAAGGAATGGGAAAAGGCCAAGCTTGGGTAAATGGGGTAAGCATAGGTCGATTTTGGCCTTCTTTTATTTCTGGCAATGATAGCTGCAGTGCAAACTGTGACTATAGAGGTGGATATAATCCTAAAAAATGTGCTGATAATTGTGGGAATCCTTCTCAAAGATGGTATCACGTTCCAAGATCGTTTCATTCAAATGACACGAACACATtgattttatttgaagaaatcGGAGGAAATCCTCAACAAGTGTCAATTCAAACTATTGCTCTAGGAACTATTTGTGGAAATGCTTACGAAGGAAGCACCTTGGAGTTGTCATGTCAAGAGGGACGTATCATCTCTGAAATTCAATTTGCTAGCTACGGGAATCCAGATGGAAAATGCGGTTCCTTTAAGAAAGGCTCATGGGATGTGACAAATAGCACAGTTTTGGTGGAAAAGACTTGCGATGGTGTGGAAAATTGTACAATTGATGTATCCGCAAGGTTTTTTGGAGTAGAAAATGCTACTAACTTATCCGCAAGACTAGCAGTCCAAGCACTTTGCTCAAATAATTGA
- the LOC127144166 gene encoding beta-galactosidase 15-like yields the protein MFNLHWSVLLLIAALACSSFCTGENVTYDSNAIIINGERRIILSGSIHYPRSTENMWPDLIQKAKDGGLDAIETYIFWDRHEPQQRKYDFSGNLDFIKFFRLIQNAGLYVVMRIGPYVCAEWNYGGFPLWLHNMPGVQLRTDNQVYKNEMQTFTTKIVNMCKQANLFASQGGPIILAQIENEYGNVMTPYGNAGKTYINWCAQMAESLNVGVPWIMCQQKDAPQPIIDTCNGYYCDNFTPNNPNSPKMFTENWVGWFKKWGDKDPHRTAEDVAFSVARFFQSGGVFNNYYMYHGGTNFGRTSGGPFITTSYDYDAPLDEYGSLNQPKWGHLKQLHASIKLGEKILTNGTRSNQDYGGSVTLTKFSNPSTGERFCFLSNTNGSNDATIDLQTDGKYFVPAWSVTILDGCNKEVYNTAKVNSQTSKFVKEQNEKNNAKLLWTWTPEPMKDTLQGKGKFKANRLLEQKGTTVDASDYLWYMTHIETNATFSLRNVSLQVSTKGHVLHAFVNKRYIGSQWKSDGQSFVFEKPILLKPRKNIITLLSATVGLNNYGAFYDTVPTGIDGGPIYLIGGGNVTVDLSSNLWSYKVGLNGEMKKLYDPTFSQKKKWRALNKKSIGRRMTWYKTNFKTPSGTNPVALDMQGMGKGQAWVNGVSIGRFWPSFISGNDSCSANCDYRGGYNPKKCADNCGNPSQRWYHVPRSFLSNDTNTLILFEEIGGNPQQVSIQTIALGTICGNAYEGSTLELSCQEGRIISEIQFASYGNPDGKCGSFKKGSWDVTNSTVLVEKTCVGVENCTIDVSARFFGVENATNLSARLAVQALCSNN from the coding sequence ATGTTTAATCTTCATTGGTCtgttcttcttcttattgctgctTTAGCTTGCTCGTCCTTTTGTACAGGAGAGAATGTTACCTATGACTCAAATGCTATAATTATCAATGGCGAACGACGCATTATCTTATCAGGTTCAATCCACTATCCACGCAGCACTGAAAATATGTGGCCCGATCTTATTCAAAAGGCCAAAGATGGGGGATTGGATGCAATTGAGACATACATTTTTTGGGATCGCCACGAGCCACAACAACGAAAATATGATTTCTCTGGAAATCTTGATTTTATCAAATTCTTTCGACTTATCCAAAATGCAGGACTTTATGTTGTCATGAGAATTGGTCCTTACGTTTGCGCCGAGTGGAACTACGGAGGCTTTCCACTATGGTTGCACAATATGCCAGGAGTTCAACTACGAACCGACAACCAAGTGTATAAGAATGAAATGCAAACCTTTACGACAAAAATAGTTAATATGTGTAAACAAGCCAACCTCTTTGCCTCACAAGGAGGGCCAATAATCTTAGCTCAAATCGAGAACGAGTATGGAAATGTGATGACGCCTTACGGAAATGCAGGAAAAACGTATATCAATTGGTGCGCTCAAATGGCTGAATCCCTTAATGTTGGTGTTCCGTGGATCATGTGCCAACAGAAAGATGCCCCACAACCGATCATTGATACATGCAATGGATACTATTGCGATAACTTTACTCCTAACAATCCTAATAGCCCAAAAATGTTTACTGAAAATTGGGTAGGATGGTTCAAGAAATGGGGCGATAAAGACCCTCACAGAACCGCAGAAGATGTGGCATTTTCTGTGGCTAGATTTTTTCAATCTGGTGGCGTATTTAACAATTATTACATGTACCACGGAGGCACTAACTTTGGAAGAACATCGGGCGGTCCATTCATCACTACGTCTTATGATTACGACGCACCACTTGATGAATATGGAAGCTTGAATCAACCTAAGTGGGGGCATCTCAAACAACTCCATGCATCAATAAAATTGGGAGAGAAGATTCTCACAAATGGCACCCGCTCAAACCAAGACTATGGTGGCTCCGTCACTTTAACGAAATTCTCTAACCCATCAACAGGTGAGAGGTTTTGCTTCTTAAGTAACACAAATGGTAGCAATGATGCAACCATAGATTTGCAGACAGATGGGAAATACTTTGTGCCAGCTTGGTCGGTAACCATTCTTGATGGCTGCAACAAGGAGGTTTACAATACTGCGAAGGTCAATTCTCAAACATCTAAGTTTGTGAAGGAACAAAATGAAAAGAACAATGCAAAACTCTTATGGACGTGGACTCCGGAGCCCATGAAAGACACACTACAAGGAAAGGGTAAGTTTAAGGCGAATCGTCTTTTAGAACAAAAAGGAACTACTGTTGATGCTAGTGACTACTTGTGGTACATGACTCACATTGAAACCAATGCAACATTTTCTCTTCGAAATGTATCTCTTCAAGTAAGTACGAAAGGTCACGTGCTTCATGCTTTTGTTAATAAGAGGTATATCGGGTCACAGTGGAAGAGCGATGGGCAAAGTTTTGTGTTTGAGAAACCTATTCTACTAAAACCGAGAAAGAACATAATAACCCTTTTGAGTGCCACAGTTGGGTTGAATAATTATGGTGCATTTTATGACACGGTTCCGACGGGAATTGATGGAGGTCCTATTTATTTAATTGGAGGTGGAAATGTCACAGTTGATTTATCATCAAATTTATGGTCTTATAAGGTTGGATTAAATGGAGAAATGAAGAAACTATACGACCCGACATTCTCACAGAAGAAAAAATGGAGGGCATTAAATAAAAAGTCTATTGGAAGGCGAATGACATGGTACAAAACTAACTTTAAGACTCCTTCAGGAACTAACCCAGTAGCATTGGACATGCAAGGAATGGGAAAAGGCCAAGCTTGGGTAAATGGGGTAAGCATAGGTCGATTTTGGCCTTCTTTTATTTCTGGCAATGATAGCTGCAGTGCAAACTGTGACTATAGAGGTGGATATAATCCTAAAAAATGTGCTGATAATTGTGGGAATCCTTCTCAAAGATGGTATCACGTTCCAAGATCGTTTCTTTCAAATGACACGAACACATtgattttatttgaagaaatcGGAGGAAATCCTCAACAAGTGTCAATTCAAACTATTGCTCTAGGAACTATTTGTGGAAATGCTTACGAAGGAAGCACCTTGGAGTTGTCATGTCAAGAGGGACGTATCATCTCTGAAATTCAATTTGCTAGCTACGGGAATCCAGATGGAAAATGCGGTTCCTTTAAGAAAGGCTCATGGGATGTGACAAATAGCACAGTTTTGGTGGAAAAGACTTGCGTTGGTGTGGAAAATTGTACAATTGATGTATCCGCAAGGTTTTTTGGAGTAGAAAATGCTACTAACTTATCCGCAAGACTAGCAGTCCAAGCACTTTGCTCAAATAATTGA
- the LOC127144165 gene encoding beta-galactosidase 15-like: protein MFNLHWSVLLLIAALACSSFCTGENVTYDSNAIIINGERRIILSGSIHYPRSTEYMWPDLIQKAKDGGLDAIETYIFWDRHEPQQRKYDFSGNLDFIKFFRLIQNAGLYVVMRIGPYVCAEWNYGGFPLWLHNMPGVQLRTDNQVYKNEMQTFTTKIVNMCKQANLFASQGGPIILAQIENEYGNVMTPYGNAGKTYINWCAQMAESLNVGVPWIMCQQKDAPQPIIDTCNGYYCDNFTPNNPNSPKMFTENWVGWFKKWGDKDPHRTAEDVAFSVARFFQSGGVFNNYYMYHGGTNFGRTSGGPFITTSYDYDAPLDEYGSLNQPKWGHLKQLHASIKLGEKILTNGTRSNQDYGGSVTLTKFSNPSTGERFCFLSNTNGSNDATIDLQTDGKYFVPAWSVTILDGCNKEVYNTAKVNSQTSKFVKEQNEKNNAKLLWTWTPEPMKDTLQGKGKFKANRLLEQKGTTVDASDYLWYMTHIETNATFSLRNVSLQVSTKGHVLHAFVNKRYIGSQWKSDGQSFVFEKPILLKPRKNIITLLSATVGLNNYGAFYDTVPTGIDGGPIYLIGGGNVTVDLSSNLWSYKVGLNGEMKKLYDPTFSQKKKWRALNKKSIGRRMTWYKTNFKTPSGTNPVALDMQGMGKGQAWVNGVSIGRFWPSFISGNDSCSANCDYRGGYNPKKCADNCGNPSQRWYHVPRSFLSNDTNTLILFEEIGGNPQQVSIQTIALGTICGNAYEGSTLELSCQEGRIISEIQFASYGNPDGKCGSFKKGSWDVTNSTVLVEKTCVGVENCTIDVSARFFGVENATNLSARLAVQALCSNN, encoded by the coding sequence ATGTTTAATCTTCATTGGTCtgttcttcttcttattgctgctTTAGCTTGCTCGTCCTTTTGTACAGGAGAGAATGTTACCTATGACTCAAATGCTATAATTATCAATGGCGAACGACGCATTATCTTATCAGGTTCAATCCACTATCCACGCAGCACTGAATATATGTGGCCCGATCTTATTCAAAAGGCCAAAGATGGGGGATTGGATGCAATTGAGACATACATTTTTTGGGATCGCCACGAGCCACAACAACGAAAATATGATTTCTCTGGAAATCTTGATTTTATCAAATTCTTTCGACTTATCCAAAATGCAGGACTTTATGTTGTCATGAGAATTGGTCCTTACGTTTGCGCCGAGTGGAACTACGGAGGCTTTCCACTATGGTTGCACAATATGCCAGGAGTTCAACTACGAACCGACAACCAAGTGTATAAGAATGAAATGCAAACCTTTACGACAAAAATAGTTAATATGTGTAAACAAGCCAACCTCTTTGCCTCACAAGGAGGGCCAATAATCTTAGCTCAAATCGAGAACGAGTATGGAAATGTGATGACGCCTTACGGAAATGCAGGAAAAACGTATATCAATTGGTGCGCTCAAATGGCTGAATCCCTTAATGTTGGTGTTCCGTGGATCATGTGCCAACAGAAAGATGCCCCACAACCGATCATTGATACATGCAATGGATACTATTGCGATAACTTTACTCCTAACAATCCTAATAGCCCAAAAATGTTTACTGAAAATTGGGTAGGATGGTTCAAGAAATGGGGCGATAAAGACCCTCACAGAACCGCAGAAGATGTGGCATTTTCTGTGGCTAGATTTTTTCAATCTGGTGGCGTATTTAACAATTATTACATGTACCACGGAGGCACCAACTTTGGAAGAACATCGGGCGGTCCATTCATCACTACGTCTTATGATTACGACGCACCACTTGATGAATATGGAAGCTTGAATCAACCTAAGTGGGGGCATCTCAAACAACTCCATGCATCAATAAAATTGGGAGAGAAGATTCTCACAAATGGCACCCGCTCAAACCAAGACTATGGTGGCTCCGTCACTTTAACGAAATTCTCTAACCCATCAACAGGAGAGAGGTTTTGCTTCTTAAGTAACACAAATGGTAGCAATGATGCAACCATAGATTTGCAGACAGATGGGAAATACTTTGTGCCAGCTTGGTCGGTAACCATTCTTGATGGCTGCAACAAGGAGGTTTACAATACTGCGAAGGTCAATTCTCAAACATCTAAGTTTGTGAAGGAACAAAATGAAAAGAACAATGCAAAACTCTTATGGACGTGGACTCCGGAGCCCATGAAAGACACACTACAAGGAAAGGGTAAGTTTAAGGCGAATCGTCTTTTAGAACAAAAAGGAACTACTGTTGATGCTAGTGACTACTTGTGGTACATGACTCACATTGAAACCAATGCAACATTTTCTCTTCGAAATGTATCTCTTCAAGTAAGTACGAAAGGTCACGTGCTTCATGCTTTTGTTAATAAGAGGTATATCGGGTCACAGTGGAAGAGCGATGGGCAAAGTTTTGTGTTTGAGAAACCTATTCTACTAAAACCGAGAAAGAACATAATAACCCTTTTGAGTGCCACAGTTGGGTTGAATAATTATGGTGCATTTTATGACACGGTTCCGACGGGAATTGATGGAGGTCCTATTTATTTAATTGGAGGTGGAAATGTCACAGTTGATTTATCATCAAATTTATGGTCTTATAAGGTTGGATTAAATGGAGAAATGAAGAAACTATACGACCCGACATTCTCACAGAAGAAAAAATGGAGGGCATTAAATAAAAAGTCTATTGGAAGGCGAATGACATGGTACAAAACTAACTTTAAGACTCCTTCAGGAACTAACCCAGTAGCATTGGACATGCAAGGAATGGGAAAAGGCCAAGCTTGGGTAAATGGGGTAAGCATAGGTCGATTTTGGCCTTCTTTTATTTCTGGCAATGATAGCTGCAGTGCAAACTGTGACTATAGAGGTGGATATAATCCTAAAAAATGTGCTGATAATTGTGGGAATCCTTCTCAAAGATGGTATCACGTTCCAAGATCGTTTCTTTCAAATGACACGAACACATtgattttatttgaagaaatcGGAGGAAATCCTCAACAAGTGTCAATTCAAACTATTGCTCTAGGAACTATTTGTGGAAATGCTTACGAAGGAAGCACCTTGGAGTTGTCATGTCAAGAGGGACGTATCATCTCTGAAATTCAATTTGCTAGCTACGGGAATCCAGATGGAAAATGCGGTTCCTTTAAGAAAGGCTCATGGGATGTGACAAATAGCACAGTTTTGGTGGAAAAGACTTGCGTTGGTGTGGAAAATTGTACAATTGATGTATCCGCAAGGTTTTTTGGAGTAGAAAATGCTACTAACTTATCCGCAAGACTAGCAGTCCAAGCACTTTGCTCAAATAATTGA
- the LOC103498345 gene encoding beta-galactosidase 15-like — translation MFNLHWSVLLLIAALACSSFCTGENVTYDSNAIIINGERRIILSGSIHYPRSTENMWPDLIQKAKDGGLDAIETYIFWDRHEPQQRKYDFSGNLDFIKFFRLIQNAGLYVVMRIGPYVCAEWNYGGFPLWLHNMPGVQLRTDNQVYKNEMQTFTTKIVNMCKQANLFASQGGPIILAQIENEYGNVMTPYGNAGKTYINWCAQMAESLNVGVPWIMCQQKDAPQPIIDTCNGYYCDNFTPNNPNSPKMFTENWVGWFKKWGDKDPHRTAEDVAFSVARFFQSGGVFNNYYMYHGGTNFGRTSGGPFITTSYDYDAPLDEYGSLNQPKWGHLKQLHASIKLGEKILTNGTRSNQDYGGSVTLTKFSNPSTGERFCFLSNTNGSNDATIDLQTDGKYFVPAWSVTILDGCNKEVYNTAKVNSQTSKFVKEQNEKNNAKLLWTWTPEPMKDTLQGKGKFKANRLLEQKGTTVDASDYLWYMTHIETNATFSLRNVSLQVSTKGHVLHAFVNKRYIGSQWKSDGQSFVFEKPILLKPRKNIITLLSATVGLNNYGAFYDTVPTGIDGGPIYLIGGGNVTVDLSSNLWSYKVGLNGEMKKLYDPTFSQKKKWRALNKKSIGRRMTWYKTNFKTPSGTNPVALDMQGMGKGQAWVNGVSIGRFWPSFISGNDSCSANCDYRGGYNPKKCADNCGNPSQRWYHVPRSFLSNDTNTLILFEEIGGNPQQVSIQTIALGTICGNAYEGSTLELSCQEGRIISEIQFASYGNPDGKCGSFKKGSWDVTNSTVLVEKTCVGVENCTIDVSARFFGVENATNLSARLAVQALCSNN, via the coding sequence ATGTTTAATCTTCATTGGTCtgttcttcttcttattgctgctTTAGCTTGCTCGTCCTTTTGTACAGGAGAGAATGTTACCTATGACTCAAATGCTATAATTATCAATGGCGAACGACGCATTATCTTATCAGGTTCAATCCACTATCCACGCAGCACTGAAAATATGTGGCCCGATCTTATTCAAAAGGCCAAAGATGGGGGATTGGATGCAATTGAGACATACATTTTTTGGGATCGCCACGAGCCACAACAACGAAAATATGATTTCTCTGGAAATCTTGATTTTATCAAATTCTTTCGACTTATCCAAAATGCAGGACTTTATGTTGTCATGAGAATTGGTCCTTACGTTTGCGCCGAGTGGAACTACGGAGGCTTTCCACTATGGTTGCACAATATGCCAGGAGTTCAACTACGAACCGACAACCAAGTGTATAAGAATGAAATGCAAACCTTTACGACAAAAATAGTTAATATGTGTAAACAAGCCAACCTCTTTGCCTCACAAGGAGGGCCAATAATCTTAGCTCAAATCGAGAACGAGTATGGAAATGTGATGACGCCTTACGGAAATGCAGGAAAAACGTATATCAATTGGTGCGCTCAAATGGCTGAATCCCTTAATGTTGGTGTTCCGTGGATCATGTGCCAACAGAAAGATGCCCCACAACCGATCATTGATACATGCAATGGATACTATTGCGATAACTTTACTCCTAACAATCCTAATAGCCCAAAAATGTTTACTGAAAATTGGGTAGGATGGTTCAAGAAATGGGGCGATAAAGACCCTCACAGAACCGCAGAAGATGTGGCATTTTCTGTGGCTAGATTTTTTCAATCTGGTGGCGTATTTAACAATTATTACATGTACCACGGAGGCACCAACTTTGGAAGAACATCGGGCGGTCCATTCATCACTACGTCTTATGATTACGACGCACCACTTGATGAATATGGAAGCTTGAATCAACCTAAGTGGGGGCATCTCAAACAACTCCATGCATCAATAAAATTGGGAGAGAAGATTCTCACAAATGGCACCCGCTCAAACCAAGACTATGGTGGCTCCGTCACTTTAACGAAATTCTCTAACCCATCAACAGGAGAGAGGTTTTGCTTCTTAAGTAACACAAATGGTAGCAATGATGCAACCATAGATTTGCAGACAGATGGGAAATACTTTGTGCCAGCTTGGTCGGTAACCATTCTTGATGGCTGCAACAAGGAGGTTTACAATACTGCGAAGGTCAATTCTCAAACATCTAAGTTTGTGAAGGAACAAAATGAAAAGAACAATGCAAAACTCTTATGGACGTGGACTCCGGAGCCCATGAAAGACACACTACAAGGAAAGGGTAAGTTTAAGGCGAATCGTCTTTTAGAACAAAAAGGAACTACTGTTGATGCTAGTGACTACTTGTGGTACATGACTCACATTGAAACCAATGCAACATTTTCTCTTCGAAATGTATCTCTTCAAGTAAGTACGAAAGGTCACGTGCTTCATGCTTTTGTTAATAAGAGGTATATCGGGTCACAGTGGAAGAGCGATGGGCAAAGTTTTGTGTTTGAGAAACCTATTCTACTAAAACCGAGAAAGAACATAATAACCCTTTTGAGTGCCACAGTTGGGTTGAATAATTATGGTGCATTTTATGACACGGTTCCGACGGGAATTGATGGAGGTCCTATTTATTTAATTGGAGGTGGAAATGTCACAGTTGATTTATCATCAAATTTATGGTCTTATAAGGTTGGATTAAATGGAGAAATGAAGAAACTATACGACCCGACATTCTCACAGAAGAAAAAATGGAGGGCATTAAATAAAAAGTCTATTGGAAGGCGAATGACATGGTACAAAACTAACTTTAAGACTCCTTCAGGAACTAACCCAGTAGCATTGGACATGCAAGGAATGGGAAAAGGCCAAGCTTGGGTAAATGGGGTAAGCATAGGTCGATTTTGGCCTTCTTTTATTTCTGGCAATGATAGCTGCAGTGCAAACTGTGACTATAGAGGTGGATATAATCCTAAAAAATGTGCTGATAATTGTGGGAATCCTTCTCAAAGATGGTATCACGTTCCAAGATCGTTTCTTTCAAATGACACGAACACATtgattttatttgaagaaatcGGAGGAAATCCTCAACAAGTGTCAATTCAAACTATTGCTCTAGGAACTATTTGTGGAAATGCTTACGAAGGAAGCACCTTGGAGTTGTCATGTCAAGAGGGACGTATCATCTCTGAAATTCAATTTGCTAGCTACGGGAATCCAGATGGAAAATGCGGTTCCTTTAAGAAAGGCTCATGGGATGTGACAAATAGCACAGTTTTGGTGGAAAAGACTTGCGTTGGTGTGGAAAATTGTACAATTGATGTATCCGCAAGGTTTTTTGGAGTAGAAAATGCTACTAACTTATCCGCAAGACTAGCAGTCCAAGCACTTTGCTCAAATAATTGA